The Streptomyces venezuelae genomic interval GATGGGACGTGCCACCTCGGGCGTCAAGGGCATGAGTTTCCGAGCTGACGACGAACTGCTCTCGATGAATGTCGTCCGGCCCGGTACGTTCGTCTTCACCGCGACCGACGGCGGGTACGCGAAGCGCACCCCCGTCGACGAGTACCGCGTCCAGGGCCGTGGCGGCCTCGGAATCAAGGCCGCCAAGATCGTGGAGGACCGCGGCTCGCTCGTGGGCGCGCTGGTGGTCGAGGAGACCGACGAGATCCTCGCCATCACGCTGTCCGGCGGTGTGATTCGTACGCGAGTCAACGAAGTCAGGGAGACCGGCCGTGACACCATGGGCGTCCAGCTGATCAACCTGGGCAAGCGCGATGCCGTCGTCGGCATCGCACGGAACGCCGAGGCCGGCAGCGACGTCGACGATGTGGACGGCGTGGACGGCGTGGACGATGCCGAGGGCGCCATCGAGGCGACCGAGGCCGCGGTGGTCGAGACCGCAGTGGTCGAGGCCGAGGCAGTCGAGGGCACGGAGCCCTCGGCAGGGGAGCACGAGGAGTAAGAGCGTGAGTGGAGCCACGGGCGCCGGATCGGCGGCCGCCGGAGCTTCTGCTGGTGCTGGAGCGAACGGCGCCCGTGGCTCCGCCACGGACTCCCAGGGGGTTGCGGTGACGGACAGCCGAGGGCAGCAGCCCTCGTACGAGACCTACAGCGGGCCGCTGCCCGGCGAGCGCGCGGGTGCGCAGCAGCCGGGCGGCCCGTACCACCCGCCGCAGGCGTACGGCGCTCCGGCGCCGGGCGGCCAGGCGGGTGGCACGCTGGGCGGCCAGACGGGCGCCGGAGCGGTGCGCAGGCCGCGTACGGGGGCGAGCACCACGCCTCGTACGCGCAAGGCGCGGCTGCGGGTGGCGAAGGCCGATCCGTGGTCGGTGATGAAGGTGAGCTTCCTGCTCTCCATCGCGCTGGGCATCTGCACGGTCGTCGCCGCGGCGGTGCTGTGGATGGTCATGGACGCCATGGGCGTCTTCTCGACGGTCGGCGGCACGATCAGCGAGGCCACGGGCTCGAACGAGTCCAACGGCTTTGACCTGCAGTCGTTCCTGTCACTGCCGCGGGTGTTGATGTTCACCTCGGTGATCGCCGTGATCGACGTGGTCCTGATGACCGCTCTGGCGACGCTGGGCGCGTTCATCTACAACCTGTCGGCCGGCTTCGTCGGTGGCGTGGAGCTCACGCTCGCCGAGGACGAGTGACCTGCTGATCCGCCTTCCGGTCGACCTTCCGGTCGATCTTCGGGAGGCCGCCGGGTGACCTGCGAGGGGGCCGGGCCGGAACCGATTTTGGGACTGGCCCCCACGTGCGCTAATCTTCAGGAGTCAGCGCGCGGGACACACACCGCAAAGCGCGGCGGGGCTATAGCTCAGTTGGTTAGAGCGCATCCCTGATAAGGATGAGGCCACAGGTTCAAATCCTGTTAGCCCCACAGTATCGATCGACCCGGACGGTTCCTCCGTCCGGGTCGATTTGTTTGTCCGGGCAGGACAAGGACGCTTCGGGGGTTTGAAACTCGTACAGGTCACCGATCGGTATCGGTCGATGTGTAGAGTGGGCGTCAGAAGTCTCCTACGTCAACGAAAGACGAGGTCGCGCGGTGAAGAAGCTTCTCCTGGTCGCACTGGCCGCCATCGGCGGGCTCCTCGTGTACCGCCAGATCCAGGCGGATCGCGCCGAGCAGGATCTGTGGACGGAGGCGACCGACTCCGTGCCCGCAGGTTCGGGTGTCTGAGACGAGAACCGTCTGTGGGTGAAGCCCCGGCCGCGCGTGAGCGGGCCGGGGCTTTGCTTTGCCTGAGCGAATAAAGTGCTTGCTTGAGTGAAGGGGAGAAGGGCGTGAAGACGCAGGCCGGCATCGGACGCATGGGGCGGGGGGCCGGGGCCCTGATCGCGGCGGTCGCCGCAGTGGGCGCGGTGACAGCGCTGCCGGGCCAGGCGCGGGCGGACGACGCAGGCGCGCTCCCGCCGTACGCCTTCGACGGCGCGGCCACGCGCGTCAAGGGCGCCGCTTCGAGCTCGGACGCCGTGCAGCTGAAGCCCGGGCAGACGTACCGGGACACGCTGAAGAAGGACGGCAAGGTCTACTACCGCGTCGACCTCGACGACAAGATCAACAGCTACGTCTCCGTCGTCGCCGTGCCCAAGCCCGGGGGCAAGGTCGAGTACGGCGACGGCTTCAAGGTCAGCATGCAGGACGGCTCCGGCACCGACTGCGGCCACCAGCAGGTGTCGTTCTCCTCCGCCGAGTACGCCCGCCCGCTCGCCGGGTACGCCCGCCGCATGATCGACGCGGACAGCTCCAGCTGTCAGAAGGCGGGCGCCTTCTACGTGCTCGTCGAGCGCACCTCGAAGGCGACCTCGGCCCCGGACGACTGGGAGCTGGAGATCCGG includes:
- a CDS encoding DUF3566 domain-containing protein, whose protein sequence is MTDSRGQQPSYETYSGPLPGERAGAQQPGGPYHPPQAYGAPAPGGQAGGTLGGQTGAGAVRRPRTGASTTPRTRKARLRVAKADPWSVMKVSFLLSIALGICTVVAAAVLWMVMDAMGVFSTVGGTISEATGSNESNGFDLQSFLSLPRVLMFTSVIAVIDVVLMTALATLGAFIYNLSAGFVGGVELTLAEDE
- a CDS encoding DLW-39 family protein, with amino-acid sequence MKKLLLVALAAIGGLLVYRQIQADRAEQDLWTEATDSVPAGSGV